The DNA segment ATTGTTCTAGATCTACAGAGCCCTAACAGGCTTTCATTTGTTAGTTAAACTTCAGAGTGATCTGATAGGCTCTAGCGGGTTGTAATTTGCATCCACTAGGGCTCTGTTCCTTAATGGTTGAGCTAATGTGGAAGAAATGTGAGAGGATGGTACAAAGTTGTTGAATTGAGTCATAACATAAATCTTCTAGATCCACGTTCATTAGACCAATTTGATGCTATATATTTCAAGCTGAGTTTGACGAGACTCTTTAATGTTTGAAATAAGACAAAAATAAGTGTCAATGAGGGATTAATTACTCCGCTCCAATGTTGATagagataaggtgcaaaaatactctaacgtttacagtcaggagcaattttacctctaaagtctaaaatggtgcgattttacccctaattttggcagcaaagagcaattttatcatttgacaagttgggtcaatttaagaaaCAATTCATCAAAATGTATGAATCTTGTTATTTATATTCATATGTGCATTACTTTAtcacacattagtaacaaataacaagcatatgattagatgtgaaaaaaatttaataaataatatattatcttttgtatgagttggataaaaaaatcatatatttcaccaaatttataaatattaaatcataaaaaatatgaattttttagaaccaacagatatgtaattggtgtaaaagaaaaaaaatttgtgttttataataatatctgaaattgacccaacttgtcaatgttaagggtaaaattgctctttatGGCCAACTTTAGGActaaaattgcataattttaaacgttaagagtaaaattgcttctggttATAAACGTTAGAGTCTTTTTTACGCTTTATCCATGTTGGTATTTCCTCTGTTAGAATGTTGGAATAAGATAATAAAATGTTAAAGCAtgtacattatatataaatttaaactcAAGAATTTGCAGATCGTTTTCAAAACGAGCCAATCTCAGGTCGAGCATGTGTTTAGTTCTTTTGATCGAGTTCAAGCCAAATCTAAATTTTAAGCTCGACTTCACCCATTTTCGAGATGAGCTAGACTCGGTTTTGGTTCAAATCATTAACACCCCTTAGATCATCTTCAAGGGCACTCTAAATTTAAAGTGCACTTGGTTTTTCCAATTCCAATAGAGATGGAAAACCTTTCGGCATCTTTACGGCAAGGTGTGTGGCACTCTATTTAGAGTGCCGGCAAAGATGCCGCTAGGCAAAAGAAgttgttttttaaaataaaaaacttaagaTTGAaactatattatttattttttctaactTAATGTTTaggtttttttaaaatatatatatgtttaattttagtgttatttaaaattttatatgtatttttatttattgttaaaaattataatgatatttatgttattattatgtgttgtaaaaaaatatattattatgtgaaaagttaatataataataataaaatattgttTGTTAAAGGGAAGACGAGTTTTGATaatataaatagaaaaaattgttaaaaaagttagaaataaaataaagaaaaataaaaataaaaataaggtaaGTAAAATAGAAGGTATTGAGATGGCCGCAGTATTAAAAAAACCGgggaagaaaaaaacaaagaatgaaGTTAGAAGTCACGGGCGTTTGATACTTGTGTTGTTAGGTCCGTGACATGACCTGACAGAGACTGAATGAGCTCATCTCCTTGTGTTTTTCTTCTCTCCTCTCACGGATTTTAACAAAACTAAGttttgtcttcttctttttagCCCTATTTCAAAACAACCAACGCATGGGCTTCTTCACTTTTTTTATAATCAATCATGCTTTGTTTTTTATTAGCAATTAGTGTCTATCATTCAGCTTTTGTTAAATGACCCCTTATTTTACAAACAATTTCATGATTTTCAATTGTTTCTTGACGGTCCTACAACCTGGACATGTATCTAAAAGAAAGAatcctttttattttataccttcattttcttctcttctttcctTGCAATTTCATAGagattaatttcttttattttaatagtCAAAACTGAAAGCTATTCAGATGCATTTTACCTTATTTGTAAAACAGTTTGATCAATAAATTGTATATTGATTTCAATAATCTTTTTAAATAGACTTTCCATGATAAGGATACAACACAAACTATTTTGAATTATAAAACTCCCTTAAAGTATAACTTACAAGGTTAATAAGGGAAATATGACTaagaataatattaataataaataataataatcattgTTTGACTAATAACCGCAATACGTCTCCCCAAATTAAAAGTGGTTGAACGTTTAACTTGTCACGAAGAGTAACAAATCGAGCTTTGGACAGTAGTTTGCTCTGAACATCCCCAGTTTGATCATTTGAGGAAATGTATTGAACTTGCAATTCTTTCTTTACAACTTTCTCTGTACcaaaatgaaaatcaatttcCAAATGTTTTGAACGATCATGAAAAATCGGGTTGATATTTAGATATGTGGCTCCTAAGTTATCACACAATATAATCGAGAATCGAGCCAAACCCAATTTCGCTTAGAAGCATGCGCAAtcacaattatttttttatcaatattaaccatttggtcattttgtctgttttcttttagatttttaaccgaacatatcttaactTTCAGGACAACCATAGTAAAATGACCATATTAATCTGATATTTTCTTGCTATTTATTTATGGCAAATATAATGgttaaaagtctaaaaataGACAGAATAACCAAAGGGTTAACAATGACAAATAAAAGATAGAgactttataatgtgtttttcaaaataggaggactaaacattgtgttagataaaaaaaatagaggatcaataaattatttactctatATATAAAAGGATAAAGTTGTCCAAATTAGTGTTTTTATATTTTCCCGTATTAGAGTTATCAAACAAATTGATAATATTTagcacttaatttttaatataaaccAAACAGTTTGACAGtttaacattttcagcttttataatgttcaacacttaaaattcagtacttaattTTTCAGCATTtgattttcagttttatcaaacagcacctaaaAAAGCGACATCGTTAGAGGGAAGGAGGAAGATgagtctctctctctctcatggATTGGAGTTTCTCCATATTAGATTATGGAGTGTGTCTATCTATTTATAGCCACATCTTAACCTAGTAATATGTTCAATTTATATCCAGCTCATTCCCACTACGAGCGGATTATATTTGATCCATATCAAATATTTTCAACGTGTACATTTACATTTAGGAAATTAAAGTAACTTCATTTTCTTAAAGATTGTATTAAATCATCTTCATCTTTATCTTCATTTCTCTTAAAGATTCTCATTTTGATAAATACgatttttcttaaaaatttgatataataaaataatattatattattatctttttacttttatgttttaatataagtattatatattttgttatataaatattattatttggaagaaaaaaaaaaggaaaatcgTAAAACATTATAGCAACatttaaaaaagagaaaaaaagtaaagaaaataacaaaaataataaaatgggTGGGAAATGGTGCTAGTTAATAGTAGCAGAATCAGGCTTTAATTGTGAAGCAACTGTGGAGAATTATTGATCAACCATTGTCCTCAGGTCTTGTAAATATTTGAAGGGTTTTAATTGGTGGGAAGTGATGGATAGAGCATCTGatagttttgtttggaggagtTTGATTAGTGTTCGGTCGATTCTGTTACATGGTAGCTTATGGAGGGTGGGAGATGGTTCTAATATTAAAATTCTATTGGATATATGGGTTCTTTCTCTCCCCTGTGGATGCCCTCTTGTGCTCAAATGTGAACCTCCTACTGCTTATGTTAGCTCTTTGATCATTGTTGATATAGGGCTTTGGAATTCGGTTGTGGTTAAGGCATGTTGTTTTGACGAGGATGCAGAGGCTATTCTGAACCTTCCATTGAAAGCCAATGCGACAGATAGATTTTTTGGTCGTTATCTCGTGATGGTTAGTATGAAGTTAAATCGGTTTATCTTGTTGCGCTTGAATGAAATGCTGTGGTTAATGATGTTCCAGAGGCTTTGTTTGGTCCTAGACGGCTTTAGAAGCATTTGTGGAATCTTAGGTTGACCCTGAAAGTGATGCATTTTTTATGGGCTTGTTGTAAATTCTATTTGCCTTGTGCTGATATTTTAATTCGCAGGAATATACCGGCTGTTTTGCAGTGTCCATTATGTGGAAGTGACAAGATCTCGCTCAttcattttctgaaattttgtGCCCGGTCGAGGTTGAGATGGAAATGTGCTGGTTTGTCTCTGAAGGTATATGATTTGTCTGTTAATTGCTATTTTGTCTGGTATACCGAGTGATGAATTCTTGGTATTTTGTTCGTGTTTATGGATGTTGTGGTTTGATCATAATAGGGTGAGTCATGGTGAGCTAAGTCTTGATGATAGGACTTTTATGGTGGGTGTTTATAATGCTGTCAATATTTCGTCTTGCCATCCGGTTTCTGCTGCTGTTAGTTCTGGAGATTGCAGATGGTGCTGCCCGATTTTGGTTTTGTTAAGCTGAATTGCAATGCTGCTTTTGCGATTTCGAATAGATTTGGTGCTACGGGTTTTATTGCTCGTGACTTAAATGGTGAGGTTGTGATGAGTGGTGCGTGCTCTTTGGGTCGGTGTTGGTCAGTTCTTCATGCGGAGTTGTTGGCTATTTTGAATGGTTTGATTTTTGCCAAACAATATGGTGTGGAGAAAGTGATGGTGCTGTTGGATTGTAAATTTGCTGTTCATGCAATTCTTGTGGATAGGGATTTGAGTTATGTTGATGTGATAATCAAATCAATTCGTGAGGTGGCTGGGTCTTATGTTGACGTGTGCTTCATCTATGAGGGACGTTTGCGGAATGCCGCGACTTATGAGCTTGCAAAATGAGGATCTAGTTTAACTGGACCTCAAATATTAGTTTCGGATTTTCCTTCTTTTTGTATTGATTCTGATCGTATCCGTTAATATAAGCTGATATTTTCCTTAAAGAAaagggtaaattctaaaaaaaaacctgtggtttgatgttgttccaaaaaaacccctgtggtttgtttttacaaaaaaaaaaaggtccgtggtttcgccgttacccgaaagACGGAAAATGACCTAACACCGTTAATTTggatgacgtggcaaggggtaaaacgggcataattaaaaaaataaataaattaaaaataaaaattaaaaagaaaattaaaataataaaaaaaacccaacttcttcttcttctctgttacgTAACCTGCTCAGCTTCTTCCCTAACGGCGGCCATCGACGTAACCTGCTCAGCTTCTTCACaacctcctcttcttcttctttaaccTCTTCAGAGTTTATCAATTCTTCATTAATTACCATTTTTTCTTTCCTCCTAATTTCCTTCGATCTCCTCTTTGTTTCAATGCATAAAACTCCCATTGACCGATCCGAACAACACTGTTTTCCATAGATGCTTTGTAAGCTTCCGTTTCCATCTTAATCGCTTGAAGCGTGAGAAGGAAAGTTCTCAGAGTCTGTCTTTTCATGCTCAGGTTTTGTTTCAGTTTCGATTTTGCTTTTCGCTCTTTCTCTGTGCTCAGATTGAGTAATTTTAATTCTCtgtgttttttgtttgtttcatCGGTAATTTGCTTGATCTTCGCTTCTTCCTCCGATTTGGTTGCGATTTCAGAATTGAAAGCATTGAGTTGCAATTTCAGAATTGATTACCATATTCAATATAGAGATTCTGTTTTTAGAATTCGCTAGATCTGTTTGAAGCTTTACCTCATTATTATAGGTTTCTTCCATGATCgattcgaagaagaagaagaagaattggtttttccagaattctggacgtctggatttcagacgttcAACACATCTAAAATCCAGACGTTGAACGTCTGAATTTCAGACGtaacgtctggatttcagaaatttaaaaaaaaatagaagaagaagaggagaggaggaagaagaagagaagagagagagagaggaagaagaagagaagagagagagaagaagaagaagaagaagaagaagaaaaaagaaaaattaaaaaaaaaatttcaactctaccccttgccacgtcagcacttttaacggtgttaagtccttttccgtttttcgggtaacgacgaaatcacggtccttttttttgtaaaaacaaaccacatggttttttttGAAACGAcatcaaaccacaagggttttttttgaaatttaccaaaaaaaatagtaGATGCATATGCAtacttttattattttggttcaatAAATGCGTCAAGTTAAATAAATTATCTTCTCTTTTTtatatgggtaaattacacccatggctactgaactttactcattttcatattatggccactgaacttaaTTTCTTTCCGGtatgactactgaactttacactttttaacaccagtggccactcaacgcctcaaaacaacCATTGGCGGctagaaataaaaaatccaaagcgttaataatattttaaggaattttaattcttgaaattttttgttttgaagtcatttaggtgttgtttggttaggagagagaaagtgaatttttagagagagaaaactccaaaaaatgtgattttcgaaaataaaaaatgtgggttcatggtaaatttcgttctgaacaactttaatttttgaatattttcattttgaggtcgttaacgatcgttaacggtcattttgagaagttaattaaaattgagtggctaccagtgttaaaaagtgtaaagttcagtgaccatactgggaagaaatgaagttcagtgaccataatatggaaataggtaaagtttagtggccatgagtgtaatttacctttttttttatattagctCAAGTTATGAAATTATGCTGCTAATGTCTACCTACCACATTTTTATtagatgataaaaatattcaactACCCATTCTAATtaagataaataatttattacctttcatattttgaattatctatcttcgttctatttttaaaaaatttaatttcattttcgtATCATATAATATACACATTATTTTAtcaatttaaatatataaataaataataattaaataaaatagtaaTTTGACAAAATATACATAAACTTATTATTCCACAAATTTAATATTATCATTCacaaatttaataaaagaattcAAATACTTAAAAGTTATAAATAATACAATATATAATTCAACAAAAACTTCAAATCAACAAATGTTTAatattgaaaattttcatttctccccttcattttttttatgtactATTGATaaacccaaaatatacctaaaataacatGCATAATTATGTCGATTTCGTGTGAAAAATATGTTGATTATATTCTTTTGGAAGGATTTTACGTTGGTATTTGTTACTATTGTGCAAAGTGTTAAATTATTTGGAAAGATCCAAATAGGAACTAAAATAGAGCAAAAATGAGTAAGAAATCAAGTTTTCAGTGGAAGACGCGTACGAGATTCAGAAGCCGCGTCAGAGATTCAACAAACAAAATAATGAAGGCAGGACAACTCTTTGTCGTGACTGAGATTCTGTAAATCTCGATCACGACACGCGTCTGGCAGCACCAGAAATGTGCGAATCACCCACTCCTCCTTACTCCCTAAAGCCACGATAGAGATTTTAGGATCTCTACATGAACAACCACTACATTCAacatattttacatgtttcaatTTCCAAGTGACGCATCCTTTCATCCGGATAGAGGCAACTCTTCACCAATGAATACGTCTCTTCAACACACCTTTTGgaatattataaatagatgAAGAATTCAGAATTCAATGTGGAGTGTTGTTCAATAGTTGATTAATTATTGTTCAACT comes from the Euphorbia lathyris chromosome 5, ddEupLath1.1, whole genome shotgun sequence genome and includes:
- the LOC136231027 gene encoding uncharacterized protein, which codes for MDRASDSFVWRSLISVRSILLHGSLWRVGDGSNIKILLDIWVLSLPCGCPLVLKCEPPTAYVSSLIIVDIGLWNSVVVKACCFDEDAEAILNLPLKANATDRFFGRYLVMCPLCGSDKISLIHFLKFCARSRLRWKCAGLSLKGESW